The sequence below is a genomic window from Chloroflexota bacterium.
GACGTTCCCTGGGCGAGCACGCTTTTAGTCAAGTGTATGATGGCCGCTCAGCGGCAGGAGGAGAGGAAGAATGACCAAGAAGTTGTACGTCGGGAATCTCAGTTACAGTATGACCGAGGATGCTTTACGGGAATTGTTTACTCCCATCGGTGAAGTCACTTCAGTCACAATCATCACGGACCGCATGAGCGGCCGGTCCAAGGGATTTGGCTTCGTGGAGATGGCCACTGATGAGGCGGCTCAGGCTGCGATCTCGCAGCTCAACGGTACTACGGTGGACGATCGCCAACTCACGGTAGCCGAGGCGCGCCCACAGCGTCCTCGCGACGAGCGGCGTGGAGGGCGCGGCTATGGTGACCGACGGGGCGGTAGATCCCGCCGCTACTAACCGCCCGCCGCTGACCGTGGTATTAGCGCAAGGAATCGAATACCGAGCGGCTGCAAATCTTGGCCGATGAGAAGTACTACGCATCGCCAATGGCAAGCGTAAGCCCCGCAGTTATCAGGTCCACACGTCACCTGAACTGCGTGAGGACAATGGTAGGATAGCAAGGCCCCTTCGCATAGTTGTTTGCTGAACGGGGCCTTGCGCCTTTTTGACGTGACTTTTGTCACAGACAGAAATGCAGCATCTGTGGTAAATTGTAATTGAGAAATGGCGGCATTTGTTTTGCTTTGCAA
It includes:
- a CDS encoding RNA-binding protein — its product is MTKKLYVGNLSYSMTEDALRELFTPIGEVTSVTIITDRMSGRSKGFGFVEMATDEAAQAAISQLNGTTVDDRQLTVAEARPQRPRDERRGGRGYGDRRGGRSRRY